The Kineococcus radiotolerans SRS30216 = ATCC BAA-149 genomic interval TCGGCGCGGACAGCGGCACGACGAACTGCCAGAGCCGCCGCCAGTGGCCGGCGCCGTCCAGCGTGGCGGCCTCCAGGACGGAGACGGGGAAGGTCAGGAAGTGCTGCCGGAACAGGAACGTCCCCAGCGAGCTGGCCAGGCCGGGCAGGATGATCCCCTGGTAGGAGTTCAGCCAGCCCAGCTGCGCGGTGAGGGTGTAGTTGGGGATGAGCGTGACCTGCGGCGGCACCATGAGCGCGGCGAGCACGAGGAGGAACACGAACCGCTTGCCGGGGAACTCCACGAACACCAGGGCGTAGGCGCACATGAGGCCCAGCACGACCTTGAAGCCCGCGCCCAGCACCGTGGTGACGAGGCTGTTGAGCAGGAAGTGCGCGAAGGGGACGGTCGCGAAGACGTCGGCGTAGTTCGGCCAGTGCAGCGCCTCGGGCAGCCACCGCGTCGGGATCGTGTAGATCTCGTCGCGCTGCTTGAACGAGGCCAGCAGCATCCACAGCAGGGGCACGACCATGACGAGGCCGGCCACGACGAGGCAGGCGTACCCGACGACGTCGACGCGGCGGCGGGGCTCTCCCGCCGGGGGTCGCGCGCCGCGCGGGGCGGGGACGCGGCCCGCACCGCCGGGGGCCTTGCGGGGGGCGTCGACGCTCACCGGTAGTGCACCTTCCGCTCGATGAACACCATCTGGACCAGGGTGACCGCCAGCAGCCCGAGGAACAGCAGGGTGGCGATGGCGGAGGCGTAGCCGGCGGAACCGTCGACGAACGCCTCCTGGTAGACCTGGTAGACCATCGTGGTGGTGCCCTCCAGCGGGCCGCCCTTGGTCATCGCGCGGATGATGTCGAAGGACCCGCCCGAGTTCGACTCGATGAACACCGTGACGCTGAGGAACAGCGTGGTGGGCGACAGCAGCGGGAACACGATGGACCAGAAGGTGCGCAGCGGGGAGGCCCCGTCGATCTGCGCGGCCTCCAGGAGGTCGCCGGGGACGGACTGGAGCGCGGCGAGGTAGATGATCGCGACGTACCCGACGTACTTCCAGAGGTACACGATGCAGACCATGGCCAGGGCCCAGTCCGGGTCGTTGTACCAGTTGGGCGAGGTGAGGCCGAGACCGCGCAGCAGGCCCGAGACCAGCCCGTACTGCGGGTCGAAGACGAAGAGCCAGCACATGCCGACCGCGACCCCGGAGAGCACGTAGGGCGCGAACACCGCGGCCCGCACGAACGTCCGGCCGCGCAGCTCCCGGTCCAGCAGCCGGGCCAGGGCCAGGCCGATGGCCATGCAGCCCCCCACGGTGACGACGGCGAAGACGAGCGTCGTCAGCAGCACGGCGGGGGTCTTGGGGTCGCTGAAGTAGTTCCGGTAGTTCTCCAGGCCGATGGCCGTCGCCGTGTCCGACCCGAGGTTCCAGTGCAGCAGCGAGTACTGCACGTTCTGGATCAGCGGCTTGTAGACGAACAGGACCAGGAGCGCGACGTTGGGCCCGGCGAGGAGCAGGAAGGTCCCCCAGGAGCGCCAGGGCGTGGTGCGCGGGCGCGCGGCGGGGACCCGGTGGAGGGTCGTCAAGGCGACCTCCTCGCAGGAAGGAGTGAGCTGGACGTCAGGAACAGTAGTTCGCCGTCCGGCCCCTCCCAGGCCCTCGCGCCCGCCCGGGGGCAACGGTCACCGAGTGTTCACCCGGTGACGCCCGGGGGCTCGCCCAGGTCACCCGGAGTTCACCGCTGGCAGTGCGGGCACCACCAGGTGCGGCGCTGCTCGGGGTCGCCGGGCACCTCGGCCCGGACGAGGATCGTCGTCCCGCACCGCCGGCACGGCTGCCCCGCGCGCCCCGACACCCAGTGCTGGTGACCCGGGCGGGTGTCCCCCGTGGTCACCTGCATCGCCCCGGACGGGCTCACCGAGAACGCCAGGAGCTTCACGGCCAGGCGGACGAGGGGTTCCAGCGGCACCTGCCCCACCGGGGTCCAGGGGTCGTGGCCGCGCAGGTAGCACAGCTCGTCGGCCCACAGGTTGCCCAGGCCGGCGAGGTTCCGCTGGTCCAGCAGCGCCGCCTTGAGCCCGCGCTCGGGGCGGCGGCGGAGGTTCGCCACCGCGGCGCGCACGCGCTCGTCCACGGGGGTGGTGGCGTCGAGGAGGTCCGGGCCCAGGTGCCCCACCACCGTCGCCTCCTCCGCGGTGGGGACGACCTCCACCACCGGCATCCGCAGGGCGACCGCGGTGGGGCCGTCGGTGCGCAGCAGCACCCGCACGTCGGGTTCGAGGTGGCGCGGCAGCCGCTTGCCGGGCGCGAGGACGGACCACTGCCCGTCCATCCGCAGGTGGGTGTGCAGGGTCGCGGGGCCCGGCAGCGAACTGCCCTCGACGTCGAGGCGGGTCAGCAGGTGCTTGCCCCGCGAGACCGTCTCGCGCACCCGCGCCCCGGAGAGGTCCAGCGTCGCGAACCGCGGCACCCGCAGGTCGGCCGCGCGCAGCACCCGACCGGACAGGCCGGCGTCGAGCCTGCGCGCCAGCCGGTACACGGTGTCTCCCTCGGGCACCCGCCCACCCTGCCCCCCGCCGCCGGTGCGCGCGCGGCGGGGCGATCGTCCCCGAGGGTTCGCCGGACGTTCCCCGGCCCGTCGCCCACCGCCGCCTAGCGTCGGGCCCCGTGAGAAGAACCCTGGCCTCCGCCGTCGTCCTCGCCGCCGCCTGCACCCTCGCCGCGTCCGGGGTCGCCGCGAGCGCCGCCCCCGCCGGCACCGCCTCACCGGCGACCGCCCGCTGCAGCGGCGCCGTCGCGCTGACGGGCTTCTCCGACCACCTCGACGAGACGGTCTTCGAGGGCCGGGCCGTGGCGAACCTGTCCGCGCTGGCCCCGCGGGCGGACGGTTCCCTGCTGGCGCTCTCGGACCGGTCGGAGCTGTTCACCCTGGACCGCGAGCGGGAACCGGCGGCCGCGGTGACCCTGCGGGACGAGGCCGGCGCCGAGCTCGACAGCGAGGGGCTGGTGGTCGACCGCGACGGGACCGTCTGGGTGTCCTCCGAGCTCGACCCCTCGGTCCGGCACCACGGCACCGACGGGGCGCTGCTGGGTTCCCTGCCCCTGCCCGACGCCCTGCGGACCGCTCCGGCGGGACGCGCCCGGGAGAACCTGTCGCTGGAGGGGCTGACCCTCTCCGCCGACGGCCTGACGCTGTTCTCGAACGTCGAGGAGGAACTGCTCGGGGACGCCGACGGGGTCCTGCGGATCCAGACCTGGCAGCGCCCCGACCCGTCCTCGCCCTTCGCGCTCGGGGTCCAGCACGCCTACCGGGCCGACCCCGGCCTCGGGGTCCCCGAGCTGCTCGCCACCCCCGACGGGCGCCTCCTCGTCGTGGAACGCGGGTTCACCGCCCAGGTCGGCAACACCGTGCGGCTGTACGTGGCCGACCCGGCGGCGGGGTCCGACGTCGGGGCCGTGGAGCACCTGGCGGAGGACGCCCCGGTGCTGCCCAAGACGCTGCTGGCCGACCTGGTGACCTGTCCGACGCTGGGCGCGGTGGCCGAGCAGGCGCAGCTGAACCCGCTGCTCGACAACGTCGAGGGCGCGGCGGTGCTGTCGGCGCAGGGGGACCGGCGGCTGCGGGTGCTGCTGGTGAGCGACGACAACGAGCGCCCGACCCAGACCACGCGGTTCTACGACCTGGACGTGACGCTGCCGGTGCGGGGGACCTGACCCACCGCGACGCCCCGCCCCGAGGCCCCGCCGCGACGCCCCGCCGCCGGGGGAGGCGGACGTGCTGGACTGGGGCGGTGGAGCACTCGCACCAGCACGCCGCGGAACCCCCGGCCCCGCTGCCGCGCCGCACGCGCGACGTCCTGACCGCCGTCGTCCTCGCGGTGCTCGTGGTGGCCGCCGCGGGCATCGTCGCGACCTGGCCCCGCGACGTCCCCTCGGCCTCGACGGGGTACGTGGGCGCCCAGACCGTGCGCGGGGAGGTGACGGGGACGCGGATGCACACCTGCCGCGCGGAGCTCGCGGAGGAGCGGCTGCCGGACGGCACGATGCCGGAGACGGTGCAGTGCCCGGACGCCACCGTCGCCGTCGACGGCGCGGGCATTGTCACCGTGCCCGTCCCGGCCGCGGTGTTCCACGGCGGCCTCGGCCCGGGCGACCGGGTCGCGCTGACCCGCTACCCCGCCGAGGCCGGGGCCGCGGAGGCCTACGTGTGGGAGGACTTCGACCGCCGCCTCCCGCTGGCGGTCGTCCTCGTCGTGTTCGTGCTGTTCACGGTGCTCGTCGGGCGGCGGCGGGGGGTGGCCGCCCTCGTCGGGCTCGGGCTGGGCGGGGCGGCCATCGCGTTCCACGTCGTGCCGGCGCTGCTGACCGAGCAGAACGCGGTCGTCGTGGGGCTGAGCTCCTCGACGGCGGTGATGGGGGTGGTGATCTACCTGACCCACGGGCTGTCCGCGCGCACGACGGTGGCCTACCTGGGGACGGTCGCGGGGTTGCTCGTCACCGCGGTCGCCGCCGTCCTCGCCGTGGACGGCAGCCACCTGGCGGGGCTGGACGACGAGAGCTCCTACACGGTCACGGTCCTCACCGGCGCCGTGGACCTGCGCGGGGTCGTCCTGGCCGGGACCCTCGTCGCGGCCCTGGGCCTGCTGAACGACGTCACCATCACCCAGGCCGCGGCGGTGTGGGAGGTCCGCGCCGCGGCCCCGCACGCGGGGTTCCGCGACCTGTTCGCGGCGGGCATGCGGGTGGGGCGGGACCACCTGGCCTCGACCGTCTACACCGTGACGTTCGCCTACGCGGGAGCCGCGCTGCCGACGCTGCTGCTGGTGCGCCTCTACGACCAGCCCGCGGGGCAGCTGCTGAACTCCTCCGCGATCGCGGAGGAGCTCGTCCGCTCCGCGGTGGGGGGGATCGCGCTGGCCGTCACGGTGCCGGTGACGACGGCCCTGGCGGCCGCGCTGGTGGCCCGGTCCCCGGTGGCGCCGGGGGCGGGGGAGGTCACCCGGTGAGGGGGCGGGCCGGCCGCCGCGAGGCCAGCGCCAGGCCGGCCGCGGAGGCCAGCAGCAGCGCCGTCAGCAGCAGCCACGGCAGCCCCGCGCCGGGTTCCAGCAGCGCCCCCACCGCGGTGGAGCCCAGCAGGACGGCCAGCCCGCCGCCGGAGGCCAGCGCCCCGTAGTGGGCCCCGACGTACCGCTCCCCCGCCAGCGGCGGGACGAGGTCGCGGGCCACCGGGCCGGCCAGCGCCGAGCCCAGGTGCAGCACCACGACGAAGGCCGCCGCGGGAGCGAGCGCCGGCACCCACCCGGGGGCCGGCGCGAAGGTGGCCGCCGCGACGAGGCCGAAGGCCAGCGCGGACACCGCGAACCCCAGGGGCAGGGCCGTGGCGGCGCCGCGGCGCCGGGCCCAGCGCGCCAGCGGGACCTGCGCGGTGACGGTGACGACCGCGGCGAGGACGAACATCAGCCCGAGGGCGTCCTGGGAACCGGTGGCCCGTTCCAGTTCCACCGGCAGGGCCAGGTACATCTGGTTGTAGGCCAGCAGCAGCGTCGAGTACAGGGCCGCGAAGAGCAGGAACCGCCGGTTGCGCAGGACGGCGGACCACCCCGCGCTCACCGACGTCTCCCGCACCGTGCCGTGGTCGCGCGGGGCCCACCGCGCGTTGAGCACGAGGACGAGCCCGAAGATCCCCGCGGCGACGAGGCACGTCGTGCGGAACTCCACCGCCAGCAGGACCGCGCCCAGGACGGGGCCGACCAGGGAGCCCACCTTGCCGACGACGTCGTCGAGGGCGAACAGCTCCGCGCGGGTGATGCCGCCGCCGTCCTCGAGCCGCCGCCCCTCGTGGGCGAGGCCGGTCTCGACCGCGGGGGAGAACAGGGCCGCGGCGAAACCCGTGAGGACGGTCCCGGCCAGCACCCCCGGCAGCGACGTCGTTGCGGCCAGGGTGCAGAACCCGGCGATGCGGACCAGGCAGCCGGTGAGCAGGACGGGCCGGACGCCGAACCGGTCGGTGAGCGCCCCCCCGACGAGGAACAGGCCCTGCTGGCTGAACGTCCGGACCCCCAGGACGATCCCCACGACCCAGCCCGCCAGCCCGAGGCCGGAGGACAGGTGCGCGGCGAGGAAGGGCACGACGAGGTAGAACCCGACGTTGAACGCCAGCTGGCTCAGCAGGAACAACCGGACGGGCGGTGGCAGGGTGCGCACCGCGCGGAGCTTCGGGCGGGTGGGCACGGCGGGGAACCCTACGCGGCGCCGCCCCCGGCCGGGGACGGGCGGCGCTCGCGCGCCCGCGGGGGGATCCGGTAGCGGATCAGGCGGGCGGAGTTCACGGCGACGAACACCGACGAGGCGTTGTGCGCGATCGCGGCCAGCACCGGCGACAGCGCCCCCGCCGCCCCCAGCGCGAGGCCGAAGCCGTTGACCGCGATGGACGCGCCGTAGTTCTGCTTGATGAGGCCGAGGGTCCGGTCGCCGAGGTCGCGCAGCTGCAGCAGGCGCCGCAGGTCGTCGCCGACGAGCGCGACGTCGGCGGTCTCCACCGCGACGTCGGTGCCCGACATCCCCATGGCGATGCCGAGGTCGGCCAGCGCCAGGGCGGGCGCGTCGTTGGTGCCGTCCCCGACGACCGCGACGGTGTACCCCTCGGCCTGCAGCAGCCGCACGACGTCCTGCTTGTCCTCGGGCATGACCTCGGAGCGGAACTCCTCGATGCCCAGTTCGGCGGCGACGGCCGCGGCGGTCCCGGGGTTGTCGCCGGTGAGCATGACGATCCGCTGGACCCCGCTGGCGCGCAACGCGTCCAGGACCTCCCGGGCCTCCGGGCGCACCTCGTCGCGCAGGCTGACCAGACCGGTCAGCACCCCGTCGACGGCCAGCAGCAGCGGCGTCTCGGCGGCCCGCTG includes:
- a CDS encoding carbohydrate ABC transporter permease — its product is MSVDAPRKAPGGAGRVPAPRGARPPAGEPRRRVDVVGYACLVVAGLVMVVPLLWMLLASFKQRDEIYTIPTRWLPEALHWPNYADVFATVPFAHFLLNSLVTTVLGAGFKVVLGLMCAYALVFVEFPGKRFVFLLVLAALMVPPQVTLIPNYTLTAQLGWLNSYQGIILPGLASSLGTFLFRQHFLTFPVSVLEAATLDGAGHWRRLWQFVVPLSAPTVSAVALVSVVSEWNQYLWPLLVTDDADMMTLPVGLTLLQNNDGITNWGVLMAGTVLVMLPILLVFVFFQRRLVAGLAAGALAN
- a CDS encoding carbohydrate ABC transporter permease, with product MTTLHRVPAARPRTTPWRSWGTFLLLAGPNVALLVLFVYKPLIQNVQYSLLHWNLGSDTATAIGLENYRNYFSDPKTPAVLLTTLVFAVVTVGGCMAIGLALARLLDRELRGRTFVRAAVFAPYVLSGVAVGMCWLFVFDPQYGLVSGLLRGLGLTSPNWYNDPDWALAMVCIVYLWKYVGYVAIIYLAALQSVPGDLLEAAQIDGASPLRTFWSIVFPLLSPTTLFLSVTVFIESNSGGSFDIIRAMTKGGPLEGTTTMVYQVYQEAFVDGSAGYASAIATLLFLGLLAVTLVQMVFIERKVHYR
- a CDS encoding DNA-formamidopyrimidine glycosylase family protein; amino-acid sequence: MPEGDTVYRLARRLDAGLSGRVLRAADLRVPRFATLDLSGARVRETVSRGKHLLTRLDVEGSSLPGPATLHTHLRMDGQWSVLAPGKRLPRHLEPDVRVLLRTDGPTAVALRMPVVEVVPTAEEATVVGHLGPDLLDATTPVDERVRAAVANLRRRPERGLKAALLDQRNLAGLGNLWADELCYLRGHDPWTPVGQVPLEPLVRLAVKLLAFSVSPSGAMQVTTGDTRPGHQHWVSGRAGQPCRRCGTTILVRAEVPGDPEQRRTWWCPHCQR
- a CDS encoding esterase-like activity of phytase family protein; the protein is MRRTLASAVVLAAACTLAASGVAASAAPAGTASPATARCSGAVALTGFSDHLDETVFEGRAVANLSALAPRADGSLLALSDRSELFTLDREREPAAAVTLRDEAGAELDSEGLVVDRDGTVWVSSELDPSVRHHGTDGALLGSLPLPDALRTAPAGRARENLSLEGLTLSADGLTLFSNVEEELLGDADGVLRIQTWQRPDPSSPFALGVQHAYRADPGLGVPELLATPDGRLLVVERGFTAQVGNTVRLYVADPAAGSDVGAVEHLAEDAPVLPKTLLADLVTCPTLGAVAEQAQLNPLLDNVEGAAVLSAQGDRRLRVLLVSDDNERPTQTTRFYDLDVTLPVRGT
- a CDS encoding YibE/F family protein codes for the protein MEHSHQHAAEPPAPLPRRTRDVLTAVVLAVLVVAAAGIVATWPRDVPSASTGYVGAQTVRGEVTGTRMHTCRAELAEERLPDGTMPETVQCPDATVAVDGAGIVTVPVPAAVFHGGLGPGDRVALTRYPAEAGAAEAYVWEDFDRRLPLAVVLVVFVLFTVLVGRRRGVAALVGLGLGGAAIAFHVVPALLTEQNAVVVGLSSSTAVMGVVIYLTHGLSARTTVAYLGTVAGLLVTAVAAVLAVDGSHLAGLDDESSYTVTVLTGAVDLRGVVLAGTLVAALGLLNDVTITQAAAVWEVRAAAPHAGFRDLFAAGMRVGRDHLASTVYTVTFAYAGAALPTLLLVRLYDQPAGQLLNSSAIAEELVRSAVGGIALAVTVPVTTALAAALVARSPVAPGAGEVTR
- a CDS encoding MFS transporter: MPTRPKLRAVRTLPPPVRLFLLSQLAFNVGFYLVVPFLAAHLSSGLGLAGWVVGIVLGVRTFSQQGLFLVGGALTDRFGVRPVLLTGCLVRIAGFCTLAATTSLPGVLAGTVLTGFAAALFSPAVETGLAHEGRRLEDGGGITRAELFALDDVVGKVGSLVGPVLGAVLLAVEFRTTCLVAAGIFGLVLVLNARWAPRDHGTVRETSVSAGWSAVLRNRRFLLFAALYSTLLLAYNQMYLALPVELERATGSQDALGLMFVLAAVVTVTAQVPLARWARRRGAATALPLGFAVSALAFGLVAAATFAPAPGWVPALAPAAAFVVVLHLGSALAGPVARDLVPPLAGERYVGAHYGALASGGGLAVLLGSTAVGALLEPGAGLPWLLLTALLLASAAGLALASRRPARPLTG